In Nymphaea colorata isolate Beijing-Zhang1983 chromosome 10, ASM883128v2, whole genome shotgun sequence, the genomic stretch TTTTGTAAAGTTGGCACTTGGTGAAGCATTGTTTGTAATGTGTGCCCTGGATTACCGCATGAATGACGAGCCACAATTGTCCCCTTTTGTCCTCCTTACTGCCATTTGCCTTTGAATTTGCTGTTCTTTTAATCATTAAATGGAGGtcagttgaaacttgaaagtaccaTGTCTAATAAAAAGGTAAATGGCAGAAGCACTTTCATATTCTTCATTGGACTGGAGCTGTGCCTCATGTGTAAGCAGCATAGCAAGAAGGTCCTCAATAGATATggattttgttcaaatcttcaAGGCAATGAGGACTGATCCATATTCACCACTCGGCAACCCTGTTAGAATCTATGACATCCAGTCCTCCTCGTCTACAGGCTTACATGCAAGGGTGAGGTGATGAGCAATAGCTTTTGCTCTAAAGAAATATTCTGAGATTGTCTATGCCACTTTCCTCAAATTAATCAATTGAGATTTGAGTCTCGCAGTAAAATTATTCGCTCGAGACCTCGCTGCATATATCTGACAGTGAGAAGACCAAACTTGTTGGGATGTTGTTAATCCAACAACATGACTATGTACCATGTCGATTATGAGGACAAGATCGAGCTAAGTAGAAGCTGGTCTTATCTATATATGCAAATGTAGGATTTACACATCTTTCTTGGCAGTTAAAAAATTCTTCAAGACACGGTTAAGAGCCATCAACAAGACCCAAAAGAGCATAACTCTTCAATAGATAGGTGAATTGAGATTTTCGTAGCAAAAAGTTAATCAGCGAATGACTTGACTGCGAGAAAGTATGGAAGTTAGAGTGCGCAAGTAAAAGAGAAGAACATCTATTGTCAATGTTGACATGCATTGGATCCAAGTTCTCAACATCTCCTTGTTCTGTTGATGCCATGGCTGAAACCGTAGGAATGGAGTCTCCATGAGGctcagctctgataccatgataaatttcTGTCATGGAAATTCATCttgagaaaggagagagagtaattggaaaatgaatttcTCTTGCTCAGTTTCTGTTGAAAATCGAGAGTCcctatttgtaatttttattataaatatcaGTTTGTTCCTTGTATTCAGGAACAGTTACACGAGATTTCGCATTGTCATTCAGGATTTTTATTTCCTTATCTTCTCCTTGACTCTCTCCTTGGCTATCGGATGATAttggtttttgaaaatttctttgaTTAACTGCCATCTGCGTGCCTTCTCTAATAGAGACCAGCATAGAAAATGATAggctttttttattgaaattgttTCTTTAAAGTGCGTCAAATTGTGTTGGTTATTTTCAACTTTGGTGCAAATGTCCTCATTTTCTggtgcatcaaacatgattaaAGCTCATCTGTGACTTTTGTCTCGTTTTATCTAATTAAAATGCCAGTGGCACAAGTTGGAGCTGTAGAGGTTAGAATGTCGATCCATGCTCTTTGTGTCTCTTCATTTGGGACTTCTGATCCCCACTACTActtttctccctccctctcttctttcacctatacacacacacacgtgagCCCTACCTCTTCCTTTCTCAACTCCGCCACTCTTCTTCCATtgacttttctcctttcctcctTTTTGTCACTGCCACTGCCCATCCTCTCTTTCCCTAATTCACAAGTCCCTTCCCCCTTTCTCCTGcctttcaaatatttgtctCTTTTTCTCCACTCCACTACCACATTTATTGGAGGAAATGCCCACATCAAGTACCTGGCCACCGAGGTCAATTGAAAAACTGCTTCAATGTTTCAAATAGTCAAGAAACCTCATAGGCTTGAGCATGGAACTATCACTCCAAGAGAAATTGTGTCTATGGGATCGCTCAGAATTTCAAGATTGACGTAAGGTTCTAGAGCAATGGGTACACATAGTAGACCTTTGGTAACAAAAGCAGTTTATTACTGTTATATGAAGCTGCCTAAGAATTGGAgaagatttataaaacattgtGTTATGGTGTTCACTACACCAATTTTTTatgcagattcatggaacaataacaaactgCTAATACATAGATTTCCACAAGACACGAGAGGCCTGTCTCCTCGAGAGGTTAATTGAGATACAGGGTATTTTCTACGAGTCCAACAACAAGAGTATGTGAATTATAATGTCCAAGAATACCCAATTGTCCAGGCATCAAGGGAAAGAGTGTTACTTTTGATCAATTAATTTGCACAAGTTGTATTATCTAGACATTTGTGGTTTGACCAATATCCACAACAAACCACACATTACTAGTACTAAACCTGGAGAAACTATTGAAGTTCTTATAAGTGCTTGAATAGCTCTCATACGACGGAGACCTTGTCTTTGCATATGAGTTCTTTGGTAATAAAACTTATCCGAACACAGCAAACATCCCAAAAGTTAAGAGggcttatttttttatcaaacccCACTTtggacatgtttttttcttcgaAAATGCTATTTACGGACCAGCTTTTTGGCATGCACAGATGACCTTAGACTACAACAAACTATTGAAACCAGAACATTAAGTGATATATAACAACTAGTGTTATTGGCacaaaaacattttgatttaaatGAGGAAAAGTTGCTCTAGAAGTTCATATAGTACTCTTGGATGGGCCTGTACGAAACCCTAAGCTTCTTATGCTGTTATTGTTAAAAGATCTACAACAATATTCTGATTGAAACCAACATACAACAAatgtattgttttttttaagcatttttTCTTTCGACTACTtagattattttttaatgctcatcataaaaaaaaaattgaaaccagCATACCAATAATGAACAAACTAATTTTATTGGGAtaaatattttggtaattaGGGAAAAGGCTGCTTGAAAAGTTTACACTGCTCTTGGATCATTAAGATATACcattagtgtttttttttttttttgtatgtaatGAGACAGAGCCGATGTAATGAAAGTAATAAAAACCTTCCAAATTTATTAAGACCTAGTCATCAAACCAGATCCCCATTACCCGGTCCAATCCGACCTAATTCTTTACGGGGCAGGCGAAGCCTAGTTATTTTACGGTTTGAGGGTTATTTTAAGGACCCGGCGTGGCCCATTATGGGCCGTTGTTGAGGCCTATCGTGATGCTCACTCGTCGTAGACTAAAGCAaaccctttatatatatatatatatatatatatatatatatgcgcaaATGGACATTCACAATGgaccaaaaagaaagggaaaaaatgtttttggcGCATTGACGTCAACAGATTCGTGGACGCAAATGGACATGGACACTCGCAATTGATAACGGCAACGAGTAGGGTTGGTGGGTGTTAATTTAATTGTCAGGAATCTGGCGATTCACATTCGAAGTCATAGTCATATAAATGAGGGTTCCACTCCTTGTACACATCGTATCAACCTGTCCTTGATGCGGCCTATTGGGCCAATGTAAGCTTTGGAAAAGAAGCTTTTCATCTAAAATTTATCTGTATCTGAGAAACCGATAACAAATTGACATTTTCCAATGTGCATCTTGGGCCTAAAAGTATTGTGCTTACCAAGGTTGTGTAGATGGAATGAATATTGTCAACAGTACTCAAAATCAAGAATGGGGAAAAGAGGGGCACACGGTTCTACTTCTCCAttgtttagaaaagaaaagatcagCACAGAGTGAGGATAAAGAGCTGCCGGCATATAAGATATGGCGATCACTACAAAAAATACACCCTTCATTGACGCATTTGAAGTTCCCTTAACCTTCTCACACTACAAAAAAACCACGACCACATGATCAAGTACATTAATCCTCATTACGCAAGCATAACCGGATCGATCTACCGATTGGAGATACATAAACTAGAAAGAGGGATCCAAATAGATCAAAGAACAACATTTATTAAATAGTTGAACAACAATATTGGAAGGAGTAGTTCAATTTTGGTAATTGTAGACGTGCGAGGGGAGGCGAGGCTGGAGGACGGCGACCAGCGGCACTTTCCGGGGTGTTGATAAACCAAATATCTCGTCCATGTCCAGTTCCTCCGGCTTCATCGCGCCGGGGAGCTTCCAGGTGAAACCATGGAGGAGGCTGGCGAGGCTGAGCTCGATGACCTTGAGTCCGAGACTGTAACCGGGGCACATCCTACGACCCGACCCGAAGGGAAGGAGCTCGAAGAACTGGCCCTTGCCATCGATGGGGTTGTCGAGGAACCTCTCGGGTCGGAACTCGTCGGGTCGGTCCCAGATGTCGGGATTGCGGTGGATGGTCCACATGTTGACGAGGACGCGGGTGCCCTCCGGCACGTCGTAGCCGGCGAGGGTGCAGTCCTCGCGGCAGAGGCGAGGCACCAGCATGGGGGCGACCGGGTGCATGCGCATCGTCTCCTTGACGATGGACTGGAGGAAAGGGAGGTTAGGGATGTCTCTCTCCTCCACCAGCCGCTCCCTGCCCACCACCCTGTCCAGCTCTTCCCACGCCTTCTCGAACAGTTCCGGCTTCTTCAGCATCTCCGACATCGCCCATTCCACTGTTACCGCCGAGCTCTCTGTCCCCCCAGCGATCAAATCCTGAAACCAATATCCACTGACTATTTACCAATTCAATTCATCCACGCATCAATATTCAAAGGGATTCTAGTTCACACGGTTCCATCTTTTCTTGTGTGACtggtttaatatatatatatatatatataaaacttttaaGGGTGCTCAAATTATTAATTTGTGTGTACCTTTCCTCCACTGAAAGGGAAGTAGCTGCATGGAAGAAGCATACTCGAGTGAGTTATTACATTCCCTCTAACCAATTCCTTTTTAGTTAGTGGATACAttattcttcaatttgtttatttatgaTCTAATTTGACAACCTTTACACCGAGGGGCTGAGGAAGAAATTTTTTCAAGGGGGCgaactataattttttaattttttaatttttaccaaGCCAAAcgacatttttaaaaatttatgaaagaaccAAATAAAGATTTTTGTAAATTATCACACagttatcttttttctttttttttcttttttttccaataaCACAGTTGCGGGCCATGGCCCTGCCAGGCCGGTTCCCTGCTCCACCTGTGTATACATTTACAGAGTCAAACCTGCCATGTTGGGAACAGGAGTGCATATTTGGTAACTTGAGctctctattttttttgttccaaacGGATTCGAATCCTATGGGTTGCTTCCCAGTTTACAGCTCTAATTTGTGAGAATTGGTTCACTATTCAACTGAAAGTACTCGGAGTTCCATGCCCTCCGGTAATGAAACATGGCATGTGATGGTGGGTCCTATTTAGTACCGGCCATGTCTTATGGTACTCCAATCCCAAGGCCTTACACGGTTAAAATTTGTCGTGCTAATTAATGAAACCAAAATgataggcttttttttttttcaaagatgaACTAACTTGATAGTTATTCTCAATGGGTTGGCTCAATTGACCAGGCCGGGACTGTTTGGCAGCTAATTTTGTCACGAGTTCTCGGTATCCCAGAAAAGGGTGGAGGTTTCGGCTGCCAGCGAAACCGTAGACAAAATATTTCAGCAGAAATAGTGGTTTGAATGGTGTTGTGTGTGACAACAAACACCTCAGCCTAAGAAGAAAATCGGGTTTGCTCAGTCTTCCTCTTCCACCAATAAACGGTAGAAGCTCACATTAATACTGAAAGAGGAGATGATAAGAGAAAAGAATGAGCATTATGTGAGCAAACCTGTGTGAAGGCCTTGACACCACTGCGAGTGAGATTGACGTCTAGGTCGGGGTCGTCGGCGAGCTGGAGAAGCAGACCTACCATATCCTTGGCTTCGTACCCTTCACCTCCTGCCCTCCTAGCGTTGTTGTGCTCGTCGAGCACGTGCTCGAGAAACTTGTCGAACTTCCGACTGACAGCCTTCATCCGGCGAACGTAGCCCTGCAGGTCCAGGAAAGCCAACCACGGGATCCAGTCCCCTATGTTGAGCACCCCGCTGAGCAGGAACAGCTCGTCTAGCATCCGCTTGAACTCTTCTGGCGTGAATCCGACCGACGCTGCCTCGTCGCCGTCCAGGTACTTTTTCCCCAACACCATCCTGCTGATCACGTTCAGGCTGACGGACGAGAGGTGGTCCTTCAGCATTACCGGCTGTCCGGCGCCGTCGCAGAGCTCCCTCAGCAGCGCGGCCACCTCTTCTACTCTGATGTACTCGTAGGACCCGAGGCGCCGAGCGCTGAAGAGCTCCATGAGGCACAGCCGCCGCGCCTGCCTCCAGTACGGCCCGTAGGGCGACCAGGTGATGTCGGAGTAGTTGTAGGTGGTGTACTTGCCGGCGGCCGTCTTTGGGCGGGAGGCGAAAGTGATGTCCTGAGTCTTGAGGACCAGCCGAACAGTGTCAACGGAGGAGGCGACCACGACGGGGTGGGAGCCGAAACGGAGCTGCATCAGGGGGCCATACTTGAGGGAGAGGGCGTGGATGGAGCGATGGGGGAGCTCGCCTATGAGGTTCAGGTTGCCAATGATAGGCCATGGCCGCGGCCCTGGAGGAAGGGTCAGTCGGCGTCGAGAACGGAAGAGGACTACCCACAAGACGAGAGCAGCAGCCACGAGTGCTGCAGCGGTCGTCAAACTTTGCGAATCCTCCATTTTTGGGACTGCAACTATTTGTTCagaagtcatattgcaacaggtgctgctgctgctgctgctgtggTTGATCGATGAGCTAGGCTGTTGGAGTGATGGTGGTAGCAGTGAGGACGCTGCTGGTAGTCGGCTGATATTTGTAGCTAGGGACGAATCATGGTCCGGccgagaggaaggagggaggccAGGATATCAGAACTAGAAACGAAGCTTCGATGAAAACAACTTCGACGACTGACTTGGCTTTTGTCGTTTTCACCTTGAAGAAGAAAGTGCCTCGAAATTTCGAAACGGAACGTTGCTACGGGATAGTCGGCCGAAATTTCCAAACGGAGGtcataaaagaaatgttatAATATGGAAGTCTTTTAGACATGCTTACATCACATGGTACCAGAGCTTGGTAAATTAATTAGTTAACATTTTTGTAAACATCGTAAACAAGCAGTAAGAGAGAGCGTCACGTTTTAGCCGATACAAAGGAAATTTGGAAGATGTTGACAACAATTTTTGCCTTGGGTCGAGGGCATTTATATCTTTGTGTTTTGTATTAACTCTCCATATTTACACTCTTCATAATATCGAAAAGGTCATGGGTGCATTTTTAGTGTGGCAAAAAACGCGTATTTTGAGAGCCATAACTAGGAGATCAGCTTTCACTTGAGCAAGCAAATCAGGGTTTAAATTTCTTTCGTGAAACATGACACCACCAACAATAAAAGAAGCTTCTTATGGAGCATACGGCCTCTTGACAAATAGATATCACAGGCCTCACATCCCTCTCAACTCTTGAAGTCTACTAGCGGTTGACAGAGCCGAGAAAGCGTGGTCACCACCGATTTATTTACCATTTGTAACAATAGTAAGAAACATTCACTTAGTTGCCTGGTTGTTGGTGCAGTAACTCGATCTGCGggatgagaaagagaaggagtCTCGTGCACGGGACTTGTCGTCTCAGTCAATCAACTTGACCTTAGGATGGAGTCCAGGAGCATTAACTAGTCCTTGCAAGCAGCCGCTCGACTTACTTTTGTTGACCTTATTTCCACCACAAAGTGGTcgtcaaaagagaaaaagaaaagaaaaggctgTCGTTGCCTAACTTTTTGGCACGTCTTTCTGGACTATCCACACAAGAAGACGAGCGTTTTGATTCGGACAGCCGCCTAATATTGATAACGAAAACAGGTcatgagctctctctctctctctccctctctctctctctctgatcccCTTTTCTGCTTAATTATACTTTCTGCTTAATTATGAAAACAGGTCATGAGTAAGAGGTTTGGTCCAACAACAACCTGCTAGGTCTCAAGCTTCTCTCCAGCCTCTATTAAGAAGTGAAGagtatttacaaaaaaatattgcagTTGCCCAATACAGAAAGCAACACAAACAGCAAAGCCACAACTAAACAGCTCAAAGCATCGGAATTaacagaagaacaaaaatgtaTGCATCAATTATGCCAAATTATAAACAGCAGGGCATGTAGAAACTACTCCACCCCACCAGCAACCCATTCCTTCCTTCGAGGGCATTCCTGTGCGTGTTTTGTATGAGAGAAAACCCcctattttagaaaaattgaagaaccAACAAAATTCACATACAAGAGTTGAATACAGGCATAACTGGAAACATGTTTTAGTTTGCAAAATGAAACACATCAGCCGTGCATAATTCAGAGCGTGTTCTCCTCGATCCATAGCAGCTACCACCAATTCTCTACTCCTAGTTATTGCCTTCCCTTAATGATAgaatataaacataaatatcATAACCTAACATAAGCCATGTACTAAAAAACGACCTAACATAAGCCATgtactaaaaaaaagaaaagaaaaaagaggagcTAATAAGAATATAGGTATACACTATAAGGATCATtaggtgggccgacatatgtctatgagtaatttcagacattatggctgtcttaatgtaaatatctgcttaagtatctgcattttgagatattacgtcattttatatggtatgaggtaattttgtAATATATAGATACATGTACGCAATTATGAACTCTTTGATGAGATGAATCCGTAATTGTTCTTTATATAAAAGGGTAGTAGTCTCTGGGATCGTACAATGGTTGcttgaaacgttggtttctagggttgtctcttcccaTCTGAAAGAGACCTCACGTGCGCCACACAGATTCTGGAAGATCCTACTACGATCTACCGTCCGTgcacttcagatggattcaaGTATGCTTGCGCTTAAGTTAAAGTTtttgtttcaatgatttagcatgaacacgatcctgtttagggcatattgtttttgtatatgcatgagagAAATCTCccatcaattggtatcagagcccatgTTCATTGTCGAATCGTTgattttttggatgaatttttgtGTGATCTTCCCTTTCGGATGTTCCCTTTCTTCGGCtgcatgatttttcaaaaaaaaaaaattggtgtggGCGACGGCTTCCGTTGCAGCCGCATGAGGACACATACGGCCGGATCGACGGGCTACGGTCGCCGGAAGGCGACAGtcggcggccacccacgcagttgggtggcctgccggtggctCCCTAGTGTCTGTTGCAGCCAATTAAAGAAAAGGGGACGGCAGGGAGGGGCGACGGCAAGGAGGACCGACGGCCTTCGAAGGGCGACTGTTGGCAACCTAGGTGTCGCCGGACAGGCCCATGCGACCCACCGGCGCCCACCCAACGTCTAAGGAGGCTCGCCGGTGCCGTTTCAACCACacacaaaagagaaaggggcaGACTTGAATCGGGAAGAAAACCGGTCGATTCCGATCGGTTTTCGATGGGCGATGACTGGCCGTCTTGGAGTCACCAGCCGGTGGCCACCCATgaagttgggtggcctgccggtggaagACCACCgcccgcctgccgttcggcaggcgagcggtggaggcGACACCCGCGACCGCTTGCGCGGTCGAGCGAGCGAGTAGGATAGGGTCGGGTCCGACCCGTATCTGTAGGGTTTGTTTTTGAAACAAAACCGGTTCATTAAGTTTACAACCGATTCAACTGGATTCAGAACCGGTTCATACCTTTTGAAACAAATTCAGAcccttttcagaccggttcagttgttttttagaccggttcaattgattttcaaactGGTTCATGCTTTTCAAAACCGATTCAGTTGATTTTTAGACctattcagggcttttcagaccagttcattcagttttagaactgattttagccatttttcaACCAGTTCAAtgggttttggaaccgatttagtttatttttgaccggttcgtccaatttttaaatCGGTTCAGCCTTATTTAGGGGCATGTGGGTGATTtagttgcggtttaagaacgatacgagccattttaaggccgattcagtagttTTTGACCCACTTAAACACAATTTTGGAActggtttataaaattttagactATTTTGGAcctatttcattgaatcatttggtttttgattcaatgtaaggcaattttgtatgtgaattttaatatatgtatcatgttttgcatgttattaaaattgtgggtgtggcttagatgaatatttggactaTGAATTTAATATTTGGTCATGTCTATTGTTCGAAATGAGTaggtttgtactttatgtcgccaaagtgacatctgttgtacgaatttgcctctttcgaacattagatgatagtatacttaatCCATACAGGTAATGATCAAcgcaaaggaggattgttgcttggtcaggtttaagtatacagtgcaatgaaatatatgataattttttaggttttcatATAAATAATGAGTCAATCTAAAGATAGGCTCATTATTTGACATGGCTAATTAACTATATTCATTGtcgaccaagaataccacttatagttaatatttcaatccaaagattggatattaatgttgcaccggtaccttgtgatgggatttaggccactgtatttaaatttatttatattttttatttcatctttgtacatgtattgattgtgagcatgtttgttttttttttttgttctttgtatagCGAGTTCTGCTTCtttgatatttgcaaatttgaatactattcctgagttaaatgattcgaattttataagtaagaaaagaaagactgttaaggaagttgcagttgactGGTCAtccattaaaaaacaaaagaaacataagGAATGTCAATCAAACAGATTATTTTGcaagggtgaaggtcatatgaagaaggatcgTACTAAGTATCATGCATGACATGAAAGGAAaggtacacttctcactttggtttgatctgaggttaatttaacttcagtacccaaGAACACTTGGTAGGTAGATTCAagtgctactactcacataagtgtctctATGCAAGACTGCTtaaattgtcgaacgccaaatgatgctgaaagattcatctatatGGGCTGTTAGAATAacttgtaatagggaaccgggtccagatatggacctgGTCCCATGGGTGCGGATActgaggctggctcggtaccctaggcggggctctccacctctctctcttataatctccacctattgtaaatttgttgattaagtggatataattttctctctcctagggttgcggttttgcccctaggttagagcttctgtgtggtttttcacctcttcttgaggttttccacatacatcgtgtgtttcttctctgtttgtctcttccgttgcatatttctacatggtatcagagccagcgcgTGTGGGATTTGCTCTGTGATCGTGTGTTTCCGCCGCTGCTGGTGTTTCTATTAGAAGCTGCCGTCGTTGTTCCGTCGCTGCTTCTCCTTGCGCAGCCATCGTCGTCGCCTGTTCTAGCGCCACTGCCGTCGTTTGTTCCAGCGtcaccgtcgccgtcgccatCACCGCCAGCGATTCTCCACCACCGCCGTCGCCGTCAAGTTTTTCCCGCCGCCGCCAGTGATTCTTCCGCCTCCGCCGCCTCTTGTTTGTTGTCTCCGGTACTGGTGCagcgtctccttgtgttgggTATTGCGTCTCTTTGGTGCTTGTGATGGCAGAAGAGATGACTCCCAAGATAGATGTTGCCTTTGACACGGGCAGTAATACTaagagcgagaacttgcctgttcaaaTCACCTCCATCtggctgaacaaagacaactatctctcttggtctgctacCCTAGAAATCGGGATAACCAGCCGCGGTCGCCTGTCCTATattactggggagaaacctgcgccTTCTAAAACGGATCCGCGATGAGCGACTTGGGCattggaagatagtcaagttaaagtatggatcattagttctgtgtccgccgatattcagcctctgACCTTGCGTAAGTCGActgcatatgacatgtggaTTGTGCTTGcgcggatgtatggccgtaagaagagagtattgcatacgtaccaaatcaaacgtagcatctTCTCTCTTACACAGGGTGACTTGTTTGTAGCATCTTTCTTTgtagccctgaagactaaatgggaggaactagactaccatgtgaatgatgattggcattgtggttctgatcatgccttgtactggaaaaaagaatggatggaccgaaCTTTTAatttccttggaggcttacgtgatgaatttgaatccattaggagccaaattctcaattgtgatgAGATCCCtgggattgaggaggtgtatgcctgGGTGGAATCCTAGGAGCAGCGTCGCcaagttatgcatattgactcctgCCATGGGAGTTGCCCCTCAACATTTGttagccgtgcctcagggactggacagcgtcctgttcgacgttgtagtcattgtaacaagttggggcattctgtggatttctgttgggatattcatcctgagaagagacttgttcgtggtcatCCTCCTTCTAGTCGGTGGGGTTCTTCTGTGCCTGACTCTAGTCAGGGTAGTTCGTCaactgttgaaaaatcaaagctttcctccgatcaaatcaaggaattgcAAGCTTATATCAGCCGGCTATCTACTACGCAAGAAGGAACTTCCACGTCCGagggagctaagttagctcaaggtcttgttgccacaagcgatcaaggtaattcctcacttggtgattggattgttgatagtggggctacgcatcatatgacaggggatcctaagctgtttcaagaatacaaattgtcctCAGGGCAGCAACGCATGTCTATGGCTGACgggtcttctatttctgtggctggaaaatggagtttgtccttgttgaataaatatcatcttcataatgctcttcatgttcccaatattcctgtgaacttgttatctgtcagcagtattatcAGAGAACTCAATTGTAATATCATCTTTTCTgttgatcattgttccctgcaggattTGGTGACGGgaaagaagattgggattggttcggttattgatggactctacagactgcccgtgcaaGTTGCGTCTGCCTTGAtatcagccactagtggacagttgtcaggcgtAGAAGACGGATCtaccattatgcgatggcactAGCGTTTTGGGCATCTCCCCTTccagttgatcaagaagttgtttccaaGGCTTTTTACTTCTGTTTCTAGTGACTCTTTCACATGTGAAGtttgtcagttggctaaacatgtcagggcttcgtaccatat encodes the following:
- the LOC116262511 gene encoding trimethyltridecatetraene synthase-like encodes the protein MTSEQIVAVPKMEDSQSLTTAAALVAAALVLWVVLFRSRRRLTLPPGPRPWPIIGNLNLIGELPHRSIHALSLKYGPLMQLRFGSHPVVVASSVDTVRLVLKTQDITFASRPKTAAGKYTTYNYSDITWSPYGPYWRQARRLCLMELFSARRLGSYEYIRVEEVAALLRELCDGAGQPVMLKDHLSSVSLNVISRMVLGKKYLDGDEAASVGFTPEEFKRMLDELFLLSGVLNIGDWIPWLAFLDLQGYVRRMKAVSRKFDKFLEHVLDEHNNARRAGGEGYEAKDMVGLLLQLADDPDLDVNLTRSGVKAFTQDLIAGGTESSAVTVEWAMSEMLKKPELFEKAWEELDRVVGRERLVEERDIPNLPFLQSIVKETMRMHPVAPMLVPRLCREDCTLAGYDVPEGTRVLVNMWTIHRNPDIWDRPDEFRPERFLDNPIDGKGQFFELLPFGSGRRMCPGYSLGLKVIELSLASLLHGFTWKLPGAMKPEELDMDEIFGLSTPRKVPLVAVLQPRLPSHVYNYQN